A segment of the Methanobacterium petrolearium genome:
TGACCAGGTTCCTGTTTAACTATGACATCTTCCTTATCTTCTATATCAACAATATCTTCAAACTTAATGAACTGTCCTTCATCAGTTTCGATTCCCTTATCCATTATTTTAATGTGTTTAGTGTTTTTATCTGCTTTAATTATATATTCCCCTTTAGTTTCCAATATTTCCTGGAACTCTGTAGCCAGTTTAATTTGTTTCATTCGGGATTTATATTCCAATGTAACCTTATAATCTTCAAGGGTTTTTGATTGTTGTACTGGAAGTTCCTCTTCAGGAAGTTCCTCTTCATATAATGGAGGGTTATATTCATCATGTGAAGATTCATATTCATCGTATTGTAGGTTATTTTCATAATTTTCTTCAGTAAAATCAAGGCGTTCTGAATATATTAATTCTCCTCCACATTCACATTCATTGCTAAAATCTTCTGGTTTTTCTCCCGGTTGAAGTTCATAATAACCCCCACATTTAACACAGATCAAATAACCCATCAACAACACTCCTTTAATACAATTTATTGGATATTCATCTAAGAAGTATAATCTAAGAAGTATAATAATTTCTAATAATGCTTTCTAATATTAATTACGTTTTAATAATCCTATAATGATTATGAATTTCTATTGATTTTGAGTATGCAAGTCGCACACTAACTATTTGTACCCATATAACAGAATTAGTTTATTGTTAGAATATCACTAAAAAATTGTAAATAAGGGATTAGACACATGAAAATCAAACAATATGAATTCACGAAAAAATAACCAGTGACATTAAAATATTGTTTATTTATAGACACAAGTAGATCCATTCAAACAATCCTTGCATATCCTTTTGTGGCTGGATTCAGAAATCATCATCCTGGTTAAAATCCACAACATGATCAAAACCAGGAAATATAACTCAATAACCCAATTTGCCGTAACAATGTCCACTCCCACGAGAATCAGGAATGATCCCATAACCAGGGCCATGTTCAAAATGAATTTAAACGTTTTTCCCAGACTAAAGAATACGATAAGGAACAATGTTAAAAATACCATACATAATCCCATCCAGAATGAAATTTCCCCATAACTTGGAGGAAATCCATGAAAATAATATATCACTGTTCCTATGATGGTAATGAAAGCCCCTATCGAGAGCCCTAGACATCCTGGACAGTATTTGTTTCCTTTGATGTATAATGTGTGTGAAGTGAACTTACCGCAATCAGGATGGTGGCCTTCAAATTGTATATTGCTGTTTTTAGTAGTTTTTTCGGAATCTTCTTGAAATTTCATTAAGGTTTTACAGGTTGAAGGATAGGTAGCAGCTAAGATCCCCACTAAGCATATTATAATAAAAATGGATAGAATAGCTGTTTTCTGAAAAGAGTAGTATAACCTTGTTTGAGGAGCCCATAAATACAGTATCAGGAGAAAGAAGAGTCCCAAAAAGGAGATGGTAATAAGGAAGATGGATTGAAAGTCAGGATTGTTCTTTCTGAATCCAAAGATTAACTTCAATATAAACCCCTCAAAGCTTGCAGAAGACCTTGACCTGCCATGTAACGATAGGTTTGGCGTTTGAACTTGTTTCGTGATAGAACCCCACCGATCCTCCGCTTCATACTCCCATAAAAACTTCGGTAACACATGTACAGTTCTTCCTGCACTTCACTCCTCGTGAGGTGTTCTGTGGGCATTACTGCATGGACCATGTCATAGTTGGCCCAGTTATCATCCTCCAACCAATCATTTTTATGTGCGGTTTTGTAAAGGGCAGTTCCTGGGAAGGGAGTGAGTATCATGAAAATGGCAATATCAGGATCCACATAGTTGACATAGTCTCTTAGTTTCTGAAGGGATTCATGAGAATCTTGCCTATCTCCGGTGATGAGGGTTGCCTGGGAGAATATGTCATTTTTTTTAAGAATATCCATGGACAGTTTAGAATCAGATGCCCTGATCCCCTTGTTATAGTTATCCAGCACATTATCATCATGACGTTCCAATCCTGCCATTATCCAATAGTTACCGGCTTTCCTCATTTTAGGAAGGTTATCCTGGTGTTTAATTATATCATCACTTCTTGCCTGGAGGAACCATGTCACATCTTCAGAAATGCCCCTGTTAATTAATTCATCACAGACATTAGCAGTTCTTTTTCCCAGTCCAAAGTTATCATCAGTCAGCCATAGAAATGTGGTTCCATATTCGGAGTAAATATGTTCCATTTCATCGGCAATTCTTTTTGGAGATTTAGATCTCCATTTACCACTCCAATGTTCCCATTGGGAACAGAAAGTGCATTTATGGGGGCAACCACGAGATGCTTCAACCAGGGCATATCCTGCACCTTTATAGGCCATCATTTTGAAATTATATTTCTTCATATGTTCTTCCACAAAATGATAACCAGGGAAGGGTAGATCATCCAGGTTACTGATTAAAGGGCGAGGGGGGTTATTGATGATTTCGTCATTGTTCCGGAATGAAAGTCCCTTAACATCCAGGAGGGATGTTTCCTCATCAAGAGATTTTACCAGTTGGTATAAGGTGACTTCTCCCTCTCCTCGAACTACGAAGTCTATTTCAGGATAGTTTTTCAGGCTTTCATCAGCCAAAGCAGTGAAATGCTGACCACCTACAACAGTTTTAATATCCGGGTTCACTTTTTTGGCAATTTCAATTGTTCTGAGGATGGTGAAAGTGTTACAAGTGGCAAGTGCACTGGAAACAATTACATCAGGCATTGCTGATTCAATGTATCTTTGAAGTTTACTCCATCCAAAATTTTCTGCCTGTGAGTCCAGAACCTTTATATCCCATTCGGTATTCTTTGACTCTAAATAGGCTGCTAATTGAAGTATTCCCAGTGGTGGGGGCATATACTCTCCCATTACAAACCAAAATACCTTTGGGGGTTCTACAAATAAGATTTTCATTTACATCAACTGTTTTATCGTTAATCAATCCTTATTTACGATTTTTCGTAACTCATTTTATTTATGTTGATTTTTTTAGGAACCATAACAATGGATTCATCCATCGTTGATATATTTTTAGTACCTTAAATTTCCTTATATTTGTCTTTTAGTTATGTTTCAGAACTTTAACAGCTTAATATGGGTTACAATAGAAATTTGTGGAATAGTAAAATTGATATGTCTGTTTAAATCAATTAGTAATGTGGGTACATGGAATAAGTGAGATGTAATAATGACTTGGGTGACTTTAGCAACGTTACTGGTGATTTTGGTCGTGTTCCTGCTTTTATTTATAAGGTATTATCTCCTATATCGGAAAGGTGCACAATCATAGTTCCCATTGGCATAGATCAAATAAGTAGATTTTTATAGAGTTTAAGTTGCCTAATAGGTCCACACTGGTATTTCTTTCCATTTTGCTTTGAATGTTTTGAGGGTTTGAATTATTAAGGATGAATTGAAACGATCCACCATTAAAACTCCTTTACCTAATTTTTCGGCGTTAATTTTGCTGACAATACCTGGATATTCTTTTACTATGCGCTGCCCATTCTTTTTGTAAGTAGATATTCCACCATATAAAGCTCGGTTTAATTTATTTCTATGGTTTTGATCCATTTGAGTGGTATCATATGAGAGGATCACACGTGATTTCAAATTTAAACCTTCAGCAGATACAGTGAATGCTTTACCATGGAGAAGAACTCCTTCTCCACTCATTGCTGCCTTGAATTCCGGATTGTTTTCCAACTCATCAAGGGTGATTTGACAAATTCTAAACTTACCATCTACCAGGTTTTCTACCTCTTCTACGGAAGTTTTTGATTTATTAGAATAAATAACAATCAAGTCAACATCTTTTAATGTTTTTGAAGATGCAGCACCTGGAGAAATAATGGAAATAACACTTTTCACTTTTTTTATTTTTTTAGTAAGCTCAAAGGCTATTTTTAAGTCCATTTACTCCATCTCCTTTGAAAGAAATTAACAGATCAAATTATAAATTTGATAAAAAACTACAATCACATTTAACTGTTATATTGATACACGGAACATAAGTAGTTTTCATAAAAAATTGGTTTAAAAAAATTCAATAAAAATATTTAAAGTGAGTGAATAATGGATTTAGTCATTTTCCCTAAAAAGTGTTAAATGAAAATTGATAGAGTTTATGGACAGTCTATGTCCGCCACAAATGGTTTGATATCCAGAACTGGGCTTTCATCCAATGCATCTAATCCTTTAACAGTTAAAACATTTCCTTCTTTTTTTACCAGTTTAACTGTGCATAATGCCAGGGGATTGGGACGTATTGGTGCTCTAGTGGAAAATAAACCTGTTTTCTTTTTCTTTCCATATGGGACAACTCTCATGGATGCTGGTCCGGCACGATCCAACCAGTAAATTATTATAAGGTTTGACCAGTTTTCGATTCCATCTAAACCCTCTGAATATTCTTCAAAAATCGTTATATCGCTTATTTCTTCTGAAAATCGTCCTTGATGCGGGGAACCTTCCTTAACTTTAAAAGGAGAGTTAACTAAACCTATAGCTTTGAGTTTCATAATTCAACCACTTATTAATTATCTAGTTTCAGTTCAGTTAAATCTATGGGGACAATTTAAATTAATACAAGAAATTTAATTCAAAAACAACTCCCCATTCAGGAGTAAACAGTTCTTTAACTGAATGAAAATTTTTAGATCTAGAAAAAAAATAATTGAAAGACATATTGTATGCATGAAATATAGTTAATGGAATTATGAATATTTAACAAGAAAAAAAAGTTGTATATCAAATCAATGGAGAACCCGCAAGGGTTGTTTGAATGGGGAGTTTTGGTTGGGCCCTGCGGGTATGATTTTAGGGAGGCAATTAGTAGATATTGCTATTGCTTCTCCATTGATCGTGGTTTAATAAAGTATTTACAAATTAAACTTGGATAACATCCCTTATATAGATTGCGGAGCCCAGAAAAAAATTATATTGGAATATTAAGGAATTATAACAAAAAAATTCGTTTGAAATAATTTTTTCATCAGTTGAGATTTTTGATGAGTAATATCAAGTTAAGTGAAATTTACTTCCAATATCATGCAAAATTAATAAAATTTTGTTGTTGGGTTAAAATACTGATCAAGGTAATATTAAAGGCGTATTTCGAATTAATGGCTTGGTTCACTTTTTGATTTATCACCACTTAATATCTTTTTTATATTATGTAGTCTTTTTCCATTTTCAGAAGTTTTGGCTGATTTCCTGGGCGAATTTGTCCTAATTTTCCCAAAAATATTTTCACCCCCTTAGGCAATAATTTTTTTTCACAGAATCTTAAAGTTTAATGTGACAGCGTTCACAGAGGAAATAAACAATACTCCCAACCGATTCTCCCAGTACACTGGAGCATATAAAAACCAAAAATGTACCAGACCACTACCCTTAATTTAAACCTTCGCTGTAATGACTAGTAACAAAACAATTATCATCTTCCACTCAAACACGGTTATACCAGCTTTCATTATGGTATACTACCAATTAATATATTTTTTCAGAAATCATTGACGATTTATACAACTCAAAAATGATTTTAAATGAACGATTTTAAATAAAATCAATATGATGAATGTTAGTTATTTGTATTAATACAAATGTTTAAATACAATGCTGATATAAACTGTAATTAAATGAATTAGACTCACTATAAGGTTTGTCCAAGAGTCAATGAAACTCATGCCTTTATACCGTCTCCGAAAAAAACTTGGCATGGCAACGTCTCTGAGGCTTAAAAAACCTCAGGGACTAATTAATATGTAAACTTTTTTTTTAAAAAGCTTTTTTATAAAATCCTGAGCCCTATTATCTAATTAATACCATTACAAACATTTGACTATTTAAAGTGTATCATTACAAAATTTTTTTAAAGTGTATCATTACAAAATTTTCAAAAAATTTATCCATTACACTGTTATAAAATGAAATAGGTGATAAAATGGCAGATCCTAACAAATCAATATACACAAGTTCACTGGATGTTAAAGATAAAAATGGAGATATTCTGGGAGCGGTATGTGTTTCACCTTCAAAGGAGATTGGCAAAAGGGACATACTTTTAATGGATGAGAAAACTGGAACCCAATCTGTTAGAAGCACAACTGAACTGATTAATATGTTGTCCAAAAAGAATGTTTCTTTTGAAGATAGAAAAATTGTGTTAGATTTTCTAGCCGAAAGACTAAGAGTTTTAGAACAAGAATTGGCATTCAACACCTTGAAAACATTGAAAGAAGCTGAAAATAAGAAATAAAAACCCATTATAACGTAACATATAACCAGCTAAAATCTGAATCATTCAATATTAAAAATATCCTAAAATCATAAATATATTTTTTATCAAAAATTACAAACTCAATTTATACTGGAGATGATGATATGTCCATAATCGGTATAATCATCACAGATATGTTTGAAGATGTGGAATACACTGAACCTGCAGCTGCTTTCCAAAAAGCAGGCCATCAAATTGTTAGTATTGGGCTTGAAAAAGGGAAAACCGTTAGGGGTAAACGAAACCAAACACCAGTTAAGATAGATAAAAGTTTAGATGAAGTTACCCCCCTTGATTTTGATGCAATTTTAATACCTGGAGGCTATTCTCCTGACATCCTCCGTGGTGAAGAGAGAGCCGTCGAATTTATTAAAAATTTCTTTGAAACGGGTAAACCAATTTTTGCAATCTGTCATGGGCCACAACTCCTAATAACAGCTAAAGTTTTAAATGGTATGAAAGTTACAGGCTGGAAATCAATCATCCAGGATATAAAAAATGCCGGTGCTGAATATGTTAACCAGGAAGTAGTGGTTGATGACAACCTTATATCCAGTAGAGGGCCTGAAAACATCCCTGCATTTATAAAAACAAGTTTGGAAAGGTTGAAGTAAAAATTAGAGTAATATCCTTACCCCTAGTTTAACTTCACCATATCAATACAACTAACAGATGAAAAAAATAAACTCATTACATTAAACCATTACCCAATCAAAAGGAGGGGGTGGAGGTTACTAAAGACCATGAAGTTAATAAATTAACTAAAAAAATTAGTAATGCAGTAATTAGATGGGACTCTATTATTGATGGC
Coding sequences within it:
- a CDS encoding restriction endonuclease codes for the protein MKLIFGFRKNNPDFQSIFLITISFLGLFFLLILYLWAPQTRLYYSFQKTAILSIFIIICLVGILAATYPSTCKTLMKFQEDSEKTTKNSNIQFEGHHPDCGKFTSHTLYIKGNKYCPGCLGLSIGAFITIIGTVIYYFHGFPPSYGEISFWMGLCMVFLTLFLIVFFSLGKTFKFILNMALVMGSFLILVGVDIVTANWVIELYFLVLIMLWILTRMMISESSHKRICKDCLNGSTCVYK
- a CDS encoding B12-binding domain-containing radical SAM protein; this encodes MPPPLGILQLAAYLESKNTEWDIKVLDSQAENFGWSKLQRYIESAMPDVIVSSALATCNTFTILRTIEIAKKVNPDIKTVVGGQHFTALADESLKNYPEIDFVVRGEGEVTLYQLVKSLDEETSLLDVKGLSFRNNDEIINNPPRPLISNLDDLPFPGYHFVEEHMKKYNFKMMAYKGAGYALVEASRGCPHKCTFCSQWEHWSGKWRSKSPKRIADEMEHIYSEYGTTFLWLTDDNFGLGKRTANVCDELINRGISEDVTWFLQARSDDIIKHQDNLPKMRKAGNYWIMAGLERHDDNVLDNYNKGIRASDSKLSMDILKKNDIFSQATLITGDRQDSHESLQKLRDYVNYVDPDIAIFMILTPFPGTALYKTAHKNDWLEDDNWANYDMVHAVMPTEHLTRSEVQEELYMCYRSFYGSMKRRIGGVLSRNKFKRQTYRYMAGQGLLQALRGLY
- the tsaA gene encoding tRNA (N6-threonylcarbamoyladenosine(37)-N6)-methyltransferase TrmO, producing the protein MKLKAIGLVNSPFKVKEGSPHQGRFSEEISDITIFEEYSEGLDGIENWSNLIIIYWLDRAGPASMRVVPYGKKKKTGLFSTRAPIRPNPLALCTVKLVKKEGNVLTVKGLDALDESPVLDIKPFVADIDCP
- a CDS encoding type 1 glutamine amidotransferase domain-containing protein — translated: MSIIGIIITDMFEDVEYTEPAAAFQKAGHQIVSIGLEKGKTVRGKRNQTPVKIDKSLDEVTPLDFDAILIPGGYSPDILRGEERAVEFIKNFFETGKPIFAICHGPQLLITAKVLNGMKVTGWKSIIQDIKNAGAEYVNQEVVVDDNLISSRGPENIPAFIKTSLERLK